A single region of the Physeter macrocephalus isolate SW-GA unplaced genomic scaffold, ASM283717v5 random_64, whole genome shotgun sequence genome encodes:
- the CRABP2 gene encoding cellular retinoic acid-binding protein 2 yields the protein MPNFSGNWKIIRSENFEDLLKVLGVNVMLRKIAVAAASKPAVEIKQEGDTFYIKTSTTVRTTEINFNIGEEFEEQTVDGRPCKSLVKWESENKMVCEQRLLKGEGPKTSWTRELTNDGELILTMTADDIVCTRVYVRE from the exons ATGCCCAACTTCTCTGGCAACTGGAAGATCATCCGATCGGAGAACTTCGAGGATTTGCTCAAAGTTCTGG ggGTGAACGTGATGCTGAGGAAGATCGCCGTGGCTGCAGCATCCAAGCCAGCGGTGGAGATCAAACAGGAGGGAGACACTTTCTACATCAAAACCTCTACCACCGTGCGTACCACAGAGATCAACTTCAATATCGGAGAAGAGTTTGAGGAGCAGACTGTGGACGGGCGACCCTGTAAG AGCCTGGTAAAATGGGAGAGTGAGAACAAAATGGTCTGCGAGCAGAGGCTTTTGAAGGGAGAGGGTCCCAAGACCTCCTGGACCAGAGAACTGACCAATGACGGAGAGCTGATCCTG ACCATGACGGCGGACGACATCGTGTGCACCAGGGTCTATGTCCGAGAGTGA